A single genomic interval of Mycobacteriales bacterium harbors:
- the sufC gene encoding Fe-S cluster assembly ATPase SufC, which yields MATLEIRDLHVSVGDTEILRGVDLTVRQGETHAVMGPNGSGKSTLAYSIAGHPKYTVTSGEILLDGADVLAMTIDERARAGLFLAMQYPVEVPGVSVSNFLRTAATAIRGEAPKLRLWVKELRGAMERLHVDASFAERNVNEGFSGGEKKRHEVLQLELLQPKIAILDETDSGLDVDALRIVAEGVNRVCEGGRTGTLLITHYTRILRYIQPDYVHVFVGGRIVEEGGRELADQLEADGYERFAPGAGPAIPVGETA from the coding sequence TTGGCCACCCTCGAGATCCGCGACCTGCACGTGTCCGTCGGGGACACCGAGATCCTGCGCGGCGTCGACCTCACCGTGCGCCAGGGCGAGACGCACGCGGTCATGGGACCGAACGGATCCGGCAAGTCCACCCTCGCCTACTCGATCGCCGGCCACCCGAAGTACACGGTCACCTCCGGCGAGATTCTGCTCGACGGCGCCGACGTGCTCGCGATGACGATCGACGAGCGGGCCCGGGCGGGTCTCTTCCTCGCAATGCAATACCCGGTGGAGGTGCCCGGCGTTTCGGTGTCGAATTTCCTGCGCACCGCGGCCACGGCGATCCGCGGCGAGGCCCCGAAGCTGCGGTTGTGGGTCAAGGAGCTACGCGGCGCCATGGAGCGGTTGCACGTCGACGCATCGTTCGCCGAGCGCAACGTCAACGAGGGCTTCTCCGGCGGGGAGAAGAAGCGCCACGAGGTGCTCCAGCTCGAGTTGCTCCAGCCGAAGATCGCGATCCTCGACGAGACCGACTCCGGCCTCGACGTGGATGCCTTGCGGATCGTCGCCGAGGGCGTGAACCGGGTCTGCGAAGGCGGCCGGACCGGCACGTTGCTCATTACCCACTACACGCGGATCCTGCGCTACATCCAGCCGGACTACGTCCACGTCTTCGTCGGCGGTCGGATCGTCGAGGAGGGCGGCCGGGAACTGGCCGACCAGCTGGAGGCTGACGGCTACGAGCGTTTCGCCCCGGGCGCCGGGCCGGCCATCCCGGTGGGGGAGACCGCGTGA
- a CDS encoding cysteine desulfurase: MIGVPPLDVERVRKDFPILERRIGEHPLVYLDSAATSQKPVAVLDAMRDYYERHNANVHRGIHTLAEEATAGYEAARDTVAAFVGAPDRREIVFTKNSSEAVNLVAYAFAHGRGAAADPRFDLGPGDDVVVTEMEHHSNLVPWQMACERTGARLRWLGLTDDGRLDLSQLTELVTERTKVVAVVHQSNLLGTVNPVARIAARAREVGAITVVDASQSVPHQPVDVRALGADFVAFTGHKMCGPTGIGALWGRLELLAAMPPFLGGGEMIAEVTMERSTYAEVPHKFEAGTPPIAQAVGLGAAVDYLSGLGMAAIHAHEQAVTGYALRRLGEVPGLRVIGPTDLADRGGAVSFTLAGIHPHDVGQLLDELGVAVRVGHHCARPACLRFGVPATTRASFYLYTTEAEIDALITGLGHAQRFFGAEAG; this comes from the coding sequence GTGATCGGCGTGCCACCGCTCGACGTGGAACGGGTGCGTAAGGACTTCCCGATCCTGGAGCGGCGGATCGGCGAGCATCCGCTGGTCTATCTGGACAGCGCGGCCACCTCGCAGAAGCCGGTCGCGGTGCTCGATGCGATGCGCGACTACTACGAGCGGCACAACGCCAACGTCCATCGCGGGATCCACACGCTCGCCGAGGAGGCCACCGCGGGCTACGAAGCCGCCCGCGACACGGTCGCCGCTTTCGTGGGCGCACCGGACCGGCGCGAGATCGTGTTCACGAAGAACTCCTCGGAGGCCGTCAACCTCGTCGCCTATGCCTTCGCCCACGGCCGCGGTGCCGCCGCGGACCCGAGATTCGACCTCGGTCCCGGCGACGACGTCGTGGTCACCGAGATGGAGCACCACTCGAATCTCGTCCCGTGGCAGATGGCCTGCGAGCGCACGGGAGCCAGGTTGCGCTGGCTTGGCCTGACCGACGATGGCCGGCTCGACCTCAGCCAGCTGACCGAGCTGGTGACCGAGCGCACCAAGGTGGTCGCCGTCGTCCACCAGTCCAACCTTCTGGGCACCGTAAATCCGGTGGCCCGGATCGCGGCCCGGGCCCGTGAGGTCGGCGCGATCACCGTGGTCGACGCCTCCCAGTCGGTTCCGCACCAGCCGGTCGACGTCCGCGCCCTCGGTGCCGACTTCGTGGCCTTCACCGGGCACAAGATGTGCGGCCCGACCGGCATCGGTGCGCTCTGGGGGCGGCTGGAGCTGCTGGCCGCGATGCCGCCGTTCCTCGGCGGCGGCGAGATGATCGCCGAGGTGACCATGGAACGGTCGACCTACGCCGAGGTGCCGCACAAGTTCGAAGCCGGCACCCCCCCGATCGCGCAGGCGGTGGGTCTCGGCGCCGCCGTCGACTACCTTTCCGGGCTTGGGATGGCGGCCATCCACGCCCACGAGCAGGCGGTCACCGGTTACGCGCTACGACGGCTCGGCGAGGTGCCCGGCCTGCGGGTGATCGGCCCCACGGATCTCGCCGATCGCGGGGGCGCGGTGTCGTTCACGCTGGCCGGGATCCACCCGCACGACGTCGGGCAGCTCCTCGACGAGCTCGGGGTCGCGGTCCGGGTGGGTCACCACTGCGCCCGGCCGGCCTGCCTGCGCTTCGGGGTCCCGGCGACCACCAGGGCGTCGTTCTACCTGTACACGACCGAGGCGGA
- a CDS encoding non-heme iron oxygenase ferredoxin subunit, with protein MSGFRRVCALADLADRQPVSVEVDGWPVALVRAGGDVFAIHDECSHAEVPLSEGEVEDTTLECWLHGSRFDLHTGRPTGLPATRAVPVYPVKIDGDDVYVALSRH; from the coding sequence ATGAGTGGGTTCCGCAGGGTGTGCGCGCTGGCGGACCTGGCCGACCGTCAGCCGGTGAGCGTCGAGGTCGACGGCTGGCCGGTAGCGCTGGTCCGGGCCGGCGGCGACGTGTTCGCGATCCACGACGAGTGCTCGCACGCGGAGGTGCCGCTTTCCGAGGGCGAGGTCGAGGACACCACCCTCGAGTGCTGGCTGCACGGTTCGCGCTTCGACCTGCACACCGGCCGGCCGACCGGCCTGCCGGCAACCCGCGCGGTCCCCGTATACCCCGTCAAGATCGACGGCGACGACGTATACGTCGCGCTGTCCCGCCACTGA